One Papaver somniferum cultivar HN1 unplaced genomic scaffold, ASM357369v1 unplaced-scaffold_76, whole genome shotgun sequence genomic window carries:
- the LOC113344382 gene encoding uncharacterized protein LOC113344382 produces MYKEATGNLERKKLTEVMKEAGQYPLSENLLRFPFPRKCSLPMFTTPFTGTGDAIDHLRMYHMMLTQWDHYDVVLCKFFPASLRDEALMWFNNFLKGSVESFAHLSELFLETYIHNSRVRPEVDALFQISRGPNELLRSLVTRLRKLCAEIGKVPEAYAILGFKNSLRKTDPIFVRMYETMPNNLGKLREIQEDYIALEELQDGTYDKSVKGTSRGKNAVEPQNPQVPSQG; encoded by the coding sequence ATGTACAAAGAAGCCACTGGAAATTTAGAAAGAAAGAAGCTGACGGAGGTCATGAAAGAAGCGGGACAATACCCCTTGTCTGAAAACCTATTGAGATTTCCATTTCCAAGGAAGTGCTCCCTACCGATGTTCACAACCCCGTTCACCGGAACTGGAGACGCGATCGATCATCTAAGGATGTATCACATGATGCTAACCCAATGGGATCATTACGACGTAGTGTTGTGTAAATTTTTTCCGGCTAGTCTGAGAGACGAAGCCCTGATGTGGTTCAATAACTTTCTTAAAGGCTCGGTTGAGTCATTTGCTCACCTATCAGAGCTGTTTCTAGAAACATATATTCACAATAGCAGAGTCCGACCCGAAGTTGACGCGTTATTCCAAATATCCCGAGGACCAAACGAGTTACTCCGATCCCTGGTAACACGATTGAGAAAATTATGCGCCGAGATTGGGAAAGTCCCCGAAGCTTACGCAATCTTGGGCTTCAAAAATAGTCTTAGGAAGACAGATCCTATATTCGTACGCATGTACGAAACCATGCCAAATAATTTGGGGAAGCTAAGAGAAATCCAAGAGGACTACATAGCCCTGGAAGAACTTCAAGATGGTACTTACGATAAGTCGGTGAAAGGAACTAGTAGAGGGAAAAATGCGGTAGAACCACAGAACCCTCAGGTGCCATCCCAAGGATAA